CGAAGCCCTGAACCGATGTCAAGGGGCAATCCTGGAAGCTGACAAAGATTGCCCATGCGCCGAAAGCGGGCCCGCAACCCGAGCCCCACGGAACTATTCTCCCAGGAAAACTTCGAGGGCCTTCTTGCCGGGCAACCCCGCCGCTTCCACGCTCGCTACCCAGTCCGCGTTGATCTTCTTGACGCCCGCCGTGTTCTTCCACTTCTCCCGGTCGGAGCGGGAGAACTCGATGATCTTGACGCCCTCGCCCTTGAGGAAGTTCTGGAACTTGACGTCGTCGTCCCTCATCGCCTTGGCCTCCCACACTCCCACTCGCTCGCCTTCCTCCAGGATGATCTTCTGGTGCTCCTTCGACAAAGAGTCCCACTTCGCCTTGTTCATGGTGAACGGCGTGACACCGGCGATGCATCCCATGGCGATGGTGTTCACGTACTTGGCCACCTCGTAGGTCTTGAACCGCTGAACGGTCTCGAAAGACATGATGCGCGCGTCAATGGTCTTGCGCTGGAGGGCCTCGTACACCTCACCGCCGGTCGTGCTGACGGAGACCGCTCCCGCCGCCTGGATGGCCTTGGGCGCGATGCGGCCGAAAGTGCCGACCTTCTTGCCCTTGAGAGCCGCCAGGTCCGGGATGGGCCCGCGAGAATTGAGATGATACTCCGCCGTCGCGGTCATGCCTACGAACACATGACCGAACTTGGTGATCTCCGCCAGCGCCTCCGGGACCTCCCTGAGCAGGCGCATCCCGCCTTCACGTGCCTTCACCGGATCACTGACGGAAAAGGGCAGACCCGCCACCTGAAGCAGCTTGATCTTGTCGGAGAAATACCCGACGGCCAGGTCGGCCATGTCCGCCGTGCCCAACTGCACCGCCTCCAGAGCCTCTTTGGCGTGCACGAGGGAGTTGGCCCAGTAGATCTGGACCTCGATTGCCCCGTTGGTCCGCTTCTCTACCCCGTTCTTGAAGTGAACCAGATAATCGGCGCGCGGTGTCCCGGGGCGGGTCGACTGCGTCGTCACCTTGAGAATGATCTTGGCTTGGGCGTCGTCCGGGACCGCCACGCCGGCCGCGCCCATCAACCCTGCCAGTATGAGGACTACCAACGATCTGGAAAGTGCTGCCATTGCGTGCCCTCCTTTCTGTGGTCAGACGCCCGACACTATTCGAAGCCTTGGAACGATGTCAAGGGACTTGCAACGACCGAGCTCTACGATACCAGTGCGCACCGCGCCGGTCGCGCCAGCAGGAACGTGCAAGAACCCGCTCCCGCCTGCGCTCCGTTGCATCGCTTGGCACAGGGACAGAGCGACGCACGGCAACCAGGTTCGGCCGATCCCCTCAGTTCGCCGACACCCGGTCCTTGGGAAAGTTCGAGGCCGCGGTGACGCCGCCGTCACAGATGAGGTTCTCGCCCCACACAAAGCCGGAGTCGTCGCTGGCGAGG
This region of Deltaproteobacteria bacterium genomic DNA includes:
- the dctP gene encoding TRAP transporter substrate-binding protein DctP; protein product: MAALSRSLVVLILAGLMGAAGVAVPDDAQAKIILKVTTQSTRPGTPRADYLVHFKNGVEKRTNGAIEVQIYWANSLVHAKEALEAVQLGTADMADLAVGYFSDKIKLLQVAGLPFSVSDPVKAREGGMRLLREVPEALAEITKFGHVFVGMTATAEYHLNSRGPIPDLAALKGKKVGTFGRIAPKAIQAAGAVSVSTTGGEVYEALQRKTIDARIMSFETVQRFKTYEVAKYVNTIAMGCIAGVTPFTMNKAKWDSLSKEHQKIILEEGERVGVWEAKAMRDDDVKFQNFLKGEGVKIIEFSRSDREKWKNTAGVKKINADWVASVEAAGLPGKKALEVFLGE